From Cyprinus carpio isolate SPL01 chromosome A7, ASM1834038v1, whole genome shotgun sequence, a single genomic window includes:
- the alpk1 gene encoding alpha-protein kinase 1 isoform X1 codes for MSGHEVSLLLQECLRRAVSGPKGDTQTPRRGLFADDLNTLLQEAADRKWPFVEEKWQYKQSVTPEDKINSSDLIRKHLPQLLVFLRDSIAADEPKWAVAVVFLVDRLLYWMDGSHVLLKIAKALHKRYPDVPIAPQVIIRQARVYLNTGKLQKAEVILSSLISNNASTGSWTYQKASDQTLVQAVSLQVRGQVLQTLGLWLEAAELIWASLIGFYALPQPDKKGIGTSLGLLANILTSMNDRDFAALQTKSHIDLSFLGESRHRLLSAARAAKMAVVLSQYGSLYVLTNVVAQGICLLSYSFSKQCSAEDQRMYLVLAKEAFEIGLLTKTTGDVVTSKLELHTFLKAAYCLATTHRWMTGPSEMVISAMSACREAMTLFVDYCAKADSTLCTEIMVKIQQIKLLLKVETFRNSDPRSFIPDSYRSMEFGPVSFKLSDFAKALDVFGKHHKSVCEAFENGVRGGSCSTHAQCITAFQTDTEVLATEIQKAPDHGADHSSPFSSKQNPSSSSLILVDQSCHTVDEQSSTGSYELVDDFSNGSQEASIINPSNQRSVSPSVPNTFRNNKENQCQFQAMQELATTEDVEDNPSQMPSIRWRDNLDARTSSSSFSSGSSWERVSGQSQSGIETEEDVIDPSHDSNKISNDAKVGCTKGGSTSSFSLCDSSASSSSWQKLSISPIANVERLDLTHKKGRTDQHLQVPDKIQECQGTTLPSTESDPFEELGFEHLSTPEKCHPTKPSSTGDNAPLCKDCFKNCIMGSDVLTDGDYRSLLAGVCQRCLVERLPNKPLKPLDPRQLEKAYDAIVLKYSKASDVWIGSETSVYIGNLMGVQGKQRRAIEVQYLHQEQLLSSYVGKEYLKAKGLHMHLDDVERQMTAQYYVTEFNKCLYDNNVTTQIFFIPSEVLLVLDKDRIVTCLSAEPYMSGTFVKLTNNARDTDKKHDATKYGIAFGHFTYEFSSHQEVVVDLQGWITANGKGLTYLTDPQIHSLMKSRSSNFQQNGINNFIKHQHGDECNEICRAAGLKHIR; via the exons ATGAGCGGCCACGAGGTGTCGCTGCTGCTGCAGGAGTGTCTGCGGCGCGCGGTCAGCGGACCGAAGGGAGACACGCAGACGCCCCGCCGCG GGTTGTTTGCGGATGATCTGAACACGCTCCTCCAGGAGGCCGCCGACAGAAAGTGGCCGTTCGTCGAGGAGAAATGGCAGTACAAACAGTCGGTGACGCCTGAGGACAAAATAAACTCTTCGGATCTCATCAGAAAACATCTGCCGCAGTTACTG GTGTTTCTCAGAGACAGCATCGCCGCCGATGAGCCGAAGTGGGCAGTCGCAGTGGTTTTCCTGGTGGACCGTCTTCTGTACTGGATGGACGGCTCTCATGTGCTGTTGAAGATTGCTAAAGCGTTGCACAAACGCTATCCGGACGTTCCCATCGCCCCTCAGGTCATCATCAGACAGGCTCGAGTCTATCTGAACACTG GTAAACTGCAGAAAGCCGAGGTCATTCTCAGCAGTCTGATCAGTAACAATGCTTCGACAG GCTCGTGGACGTATCAGAAGGCCAGCGATCAGACGCTAGTGCAAGCCGTCAGTCTTCAGGTGCGCGGACAAGTGCTGCAGACGCTCG gTCTGTGGCTTGAGGCTGCTGAACTCATATGGGCGTCTCTGATCGGCTTCTACGCTCTTCCACAACCTGATAAAAAG GGTATTGGCACATCTCTCGGGCTCCTGGCAAACATACTGACCTCCATGAATGACCGAGACTTCGCTGCGCTTCAGACAAAGTCTCACATTGACTTG AGTTTTCTAGGAGAGAGTCGCCATCGTCTGCTGTCCGCGGCGCGAGCGGCCAAAATGGCAGTTGTGTTAAGTCAGTATGGATCTCTGTACGTTCTGACCAATGTG GTTGCCCAGGGCATTTGTTTACTGTCTTACAGTTTCTCAAAACAATGCTCTGCGGAGGATCAGCGGATGTACCTCGTTTTAGCTAAGGAGGCCTTTGAGATCGGCTTGCTAACGAAGACGACAGGAGATGTCGTCACCAGCAAGCTGGAGTTGCACACGTTCCTCAAAGCCGCCTACTGCTTAGCCACAACTCACAGATGGATGACCGGCCCGTCCGAGATGGTCATCTCAGCGATGAGCGCCTGTCGGGAAGCCATGACTTTATTTGTTGACTACTGCGCTAAAGCAGACTCAACTTTGTGCACCGAGATCATGGTGAAGATACAGCAGATTAAGTTGCTGTTGAAGGTAGAAACATTTCGTAATTCCGATCCGCGCTCTTTTATTCCCGACAGCTACCGTTCGATGGAGTTCGGGCCTGTTTCATTCAAGCTCAGCGATTTTGCGAAGGCATTGGATGTTTTTGGAAAGCACCACAAGTCTGTTTGTGAGGCATTCGAGAACGGCGTTCGAGGAGGTTCGTGCTCGACTCATGCGCAATGTATAACAGCATTTCAGACGGACACAGAAGTTCTCGCAACAGAGATCCAGAAAGCGCCGGATCATGGAGCAGATCACTCAAGTCCATTTTCCTCCAAGCAGAATCCATCTAGCTCATCATTGATTTTGGTCGATCAAAGCTGTCATACTGTCGATGAACAAAGCAGCACTGGATCTTATGAGCTGGTTGATGACTTTAGCAATGGGAGTCAAGAAGCAAGCATCATCAATCCGAGCAATCAAAGAAGCGTCAGTCCATCCGTTCCCAACACCTTTAGAAACAATAAAGAAAACCAATGTCAATTCCAAGCGATGCAAGAGCTCGCCACAACTGAAGATGTTGAGGACAACCCATCACAAATGCCAAGTATCCGATGGAGAGACAATCTGGACGCAAGAACGTCTTCCAGTTCCTTCAGCAGTGGCTCTTCATGGGAACGTGTATCAGGACAGTCTCAGAGTGGCATAGAAACTGAGGAGGACGTTATAGATCCCTCTCATGATAGCAACAAAATCAGTAACGATGCAAAGGTTGGCTGCACCAAAGGTGGAAGCACTTCCTCCTTTTCCCTCTGCGATAGTTCCGCATCATCGTCATCATGGCAAAAACTCTCCATAAGCCCCATCGCTAATGTAGAGCGACTTGATTTAACACACAAGAAAGGAAGGACGGATCAGCATCTTCAGGTCCCAGACAAGATTCAAGAATGCCAAGGAACCACTCTGCCGTCCACCGAGAGTGACCCGTTTGAGGAACTGGGGTTTGAGCATCTATCAACTCCCGAAAAGTGTCATCCCACCAAACCCTCGTCTACAGGAGACAACGCACCACTGTGCAAGGACTGCTTCAAGAACTGCATCATGGGAAGTGATGTCCTGACTGACGGTGACTACAGATCTCTTTTGGCTGGAGTTTGTCAACGCTGCCTTGTTGAGAGACTGCCGAACAAACCGCTGAAGCCTCTGGATCCCAGACAACTGGAGAAGGCCTACG ATGCCATCGTCCTGAAGTACTCGAAGGCCTCTGACGTCTGGATAGGCTCTGAAACCAGCGTTTACATTGGGAATCTGATGGGTGTCCAGGGCAAACAGAGACGAGCCATCGAGGTGCAGTACCTGCACCAGGAGCAACTGCTCAGCAG CTATGTAGGAAAGGAGTACCTGAAAGCTAAAGGGCTTCATATGCACCTTGATGACGTGGAGAGACAGATGACTGCACAATACTACGTTACAGAGTTTAATAAATGCCTGTATGATAATAACGTCACAACCCAGATCTTCTTCATCCCATCTGAAGTGCTGCTG GTTCTGGACAAGGATCGTATTGTAACCTGCTTGTCTGCAGAGCCGTACATGTCTGGGACATTTGTAAAACTCACAAACAATGCAAGAGATACTGATAAGAAACATGACGCGACTAAATACGGCATCGCCTTCGGTCATTTCACCTACGAGTTCTCCAGTCATCAGGAAGTCGTGGTGGATCTGCAAG
- the alpk1 gene encoding alpha-protein kinase 1 isoform X2, translating to MSGHEVSLLLQECLRRAVSGPKGDTQTPRRGLFADDLNTLLQEAADRKWPFVEEKWQYKQSVTPEDKINSSDLIRKHLPQLLVFLRDSIAADEPKWAVAVVFLVDRLLYWMDGSHVLLKIAKALHKRYPDVPIAPQVIIRQARVYLNTGKLQKAEVILSSLISNNASTGSWTYQKASDQTLVQAVSLQVRGQVLQTLGLWLEAAELIWASLIGFYALPQPDKKGIGTSLGLLANILTSMNDRDFAALQTKSHIDLSFLGESRHRLLSAARAAKMAVVLSQYGSLYVLTNVVAQGICLLSYSFSKQCSAEDQRMYLVLAKEAFEIGLLTKTTGDVVTSKLELHTFLKAAYCLATTHRWMTGPSEMVISAMSACREAMTLFVDYCAKADSTLCTEIMVKIQQIKLLLKVETFRNSDPRSFIPDSYRSMEFGPVSFKLSDFAKALDVFGKHHKSVCEAFENGVRGGSCSTHAQCITAFQTDTEVLATEIQKAPDHGADHSSPFSSKQNPSSSSLILVDQSCHTVDEQSSTGSYELVDDFSNGSQEASIINPSNQRSVSPSVPNTFRNNKENQCQFQAMQELATTEDVEDNPSQMPSIRWRDNLDARTSSSSFSSGSSWERVSGQSQSGIETEEDVIDPSHDSNKISNDAKVGCTKGGSTSSFSLCDSSASSSSWQKLSISPIANVERLDLTHKKGRTDQHLQVPDKIQECQGTTLPSTESDPFEELGFEHLSTPEKCHPTKPSSTGDNAPLCKDCFKNCIMGSDVLTDGDYRSLLAGVCQRCLVERLPNKPLKPLDPRQLEKAYDAIVLKYSKASDVWIGSETSVYIGNLMGVQGKQRRAIEVQYLHQEQLLSRKGVPES from the exons ATGAGCGGCCACGAGGTGTCGCTGCTGCTGCAGGAGTGTCTGCGGCGCGCGGTCAGCGGACCGAAGGGAGACACGCAGACGCCCCGCCGCG GGTTGTTTGCGGATGATCTGAACACGCTCCTCCAGGAGGCCGCCGACAGAAAGTGGCCGTTCGTCGAGGAGAAATGGCAGTACAAACAGTCGGTGACGCCTGAGGACAAAATAAACTCTTCGGATCTCATCAGAAAACATCTGCCGCAGTTACTG GTGTTTCTCAGAGACAGCATCGCCGCCGATGAGCCGAAGTGGGCAGTCGCAGTGGTTTTCCTGGTGGACCGTCTTCTGTACTGGATGGACGGCTCTCATGTGCTGTTGAAGATTGCTAAAGCGTTGCACAAACGCTATCCGGACGTTCCCATCGCCCCTCAGGTCATCATCAGACAGGCTCGAGTCTATCTGAACACTG GTAAACTGCAGAAAGCCGAGGTCATTCTCAGCAGTCTGATCAGTAACAATGCTTCGACAG GCTCGTGGACGTATCAGAAGGCCAGCGATCAGACGCTAGTGCAAGCCGTCAGTCTTCAGGTGCGCGGACAAGTGCTGCAGACGCTCG gTCTGTGGCTTGAGGCTGCTGAACTCATATGGGCGTCTCTGATCGGCTTCTACGCTCTTCCACAACCTGATAAAAAG GGTATTGGCACATCTCTCGGGCTCCTGGCAAACATACTGACCTCCATGAATGACCGAGACTTCGCTGCGCTTCAGACAAAGTCTCACATTGACTTG AGTTTTCTAGGAGAGAGTCGCCATCGTCTGCTGTCCGCGGCGCGAGCGGCCAAAATGGCAGTTGTGTTAAGTCAGTATGGATCTCTGTACGTTCTGACCAATGTG GTTGCCCAGGGCATTTGTTTACTGTCTTACAGTTTCTCAAAACAATGCTCTGCGGAGGATCAGCGGATGTACCTCGTTTTAGCTAAGGAGGCCTTTGAGATCGGCTTGCTAACGAAGACGACAGGAGATGTCGTCACCAGCAAGCTGGAGTTGCACACGTTCCTCAAAGCCGCCTACTGCTTAGCCACAACTCACAGATGGATGACCGGCCCGTCCGAGATGGTCATCTCAGCGATGAGCGCCTGTCGGGAAGCCATGACTTTATTTGTTGACTACTGCGCTAAAGCAGACTCAACTTTGTGCACCGAGATCATGGTGAAGATACAGCAGATTAAGTTGCTGTTGAAGGTAGAAACATTTCGTAATTCCGATCCGCGCTCTTTTATTCCCGACAGCTACCGTTCGATGGAGTTCGGGCCTGTTTCATTCAAGCTCAGCGATTTTGCGAAGGCATTGGATGTTTTTGGAAAGCACCACAAGTCTGTTTGTGAGGCATTCGAGAACGGCGTTCGAGGAGGTTCGTGCTCGACTCATGCGCAATGTATAACAGCATTTCAGACGGACACAGAAGTTCTCGCAACAGAGATCCAGAAAGCGCCGGATCATGGAGCAGATCACTCAAGTCCATTTTCCTCCAAGCAGAATCCATCTAGCTCATCATTGATTTTGGTCGATCAAAGCTGTCATACTGTCGATGAACAAAGCAGCACTGGATCTTATGAGCTGGTTGATGACTTTAGCAATGGGAGTCAAGAAGCAAGCATCATCAATCCGAGCAATCAAAGAAGCGTCAGTCCATCCGTTCCCAACACCTTTAGAAACAATAAAGAAAACCAATGTCAATTCCAAGCGATGCAAGAGCTCGCCACAACTGAAGATGTTGAGGACAACCCATCACAAATGCCAAGTATCCGATGGAGAGACAATCTGGACGCAAGAACGTCTTCCAGTTCCTTCAGCAGTGGCTCTTCATGGGAACGTGTATCAGGACAGTCTCAGAGTGGCATAGAAACTGAGGAGGACGTTATAGATCCCTCTCATGATAGCAACAAAATCAGTAACGATGCAAAGGTTGGCTGCACCAAAGGTGGAAGCACTTCCTCCTTTTCCCTCTGCGATAGTTCCGCATCATCGTCATCATGGCAAAAACTCTCCATAAGCCCCATCGCTAATGTAGAGCGACTTGATTTAACACACAAGAAAGGAAGGACGGATCAGCATCTTCAGGTCCCAGACAAGATTCAAGAATGCCAAGGAACCACTCTGCCGTCCACCGAGAGTGACCCGTTTGAGGAACTGGGGTTTGAGCATCTATCAACTCCCGAAAAGTGTCATCCCACCAAACCCTCGTCTACAGGAGACAACGCACCACTGTGCAAGGACTGCTTCAAGAACTGCATCATGGGAAGTGATGTCCTGACTGACGGTGACTACAGATCTCTTTTGGCTGGAGTTTGTCAACGCTGCCTTGTTGAGAGACTGCCGAACAAACCGCTGAAGCCTCTGGATCCCAGACAACTGGAGAAGGCCTACG ATGCCATCGTCCTGAAGTACTCGAAGGCCTCTGACGTCTGGATAGGCTCTGAAACCAGCGTTTACATTGGGAATCTGATGGGTGTCCAGGGCAAACAGAGACGAGCCATCGAGGTGCAGTACCTGCACCAGGAGCAACTGCTCAGCAG GAAAGGAGTACCTGAAAGCTAA